In Lolium rigidum isolate FL_2022 chromosome 7, APGP_CSIRO_Lrig_0.1, whole genome shotgun sequence, the DNA window gccggtcagaccgggccacatgcCGTACCATCTGGCCGGCACCGGATCGTGCGCCGGGCCGAGACCGGGGCGAGTCCAGGACATACAGAACCTGCCCCCGGTTATCACCGGAGCAGGAGCCGGTCAGCGTCGGGGAGTCCGGtccacaggccggcgtggccgggCGTGAGGCCGGactagccggtccaaaccggaccgtacGCCAAGCCAGCACCAGGAGAAGCTGGAGACCTCCCTGGATAGTGCCCGATTGCAAACCGGCTAGCCGGTGCCACGACCAATCCAGCTGGACCTTAGGCCGGGCGGGCACCGAGCGATAGTGCCAGAATACGCAGGACCCTTGAagaccttttcttttcctttaaacagaaaatgctcccgaattccgattgacatgaaaccaattttgttggaaagataacgacgaatagaaccccaacaaaaaatggaaatatggacactcctcacaggatatttttagagattctagagagggagtctcccaccgtcaagaaacggtgaagacgtccaaacttgaaaatgcaatagaagatgcatgcggattccgtttttgatgaacttggccttgttgtaaagctagaaacaagctcaagaacctcacacagagaaaaaacaagaagcaacaagatttatggaatgcaaagcatgcgaagggttgagctccctaagacgatgtgatcaagttacccaaccgaaatcccctcttaatagtgcggctatgtatcccaTAACCCGATCTCCCAACAAccgccttgagaccggtaaaagggaaacctagcaaggccatacctttgccttgcgcacccactccagccggaatgcctcacttgatcattgttgcttcgtgaagactcacaaatgctcccccatacatcatgatgggaaagctccattgatgcacagcttcacatgtccattatcaccaaatggacaacaagtttcaagcatatgatcctcttgagatgctcaacttgaacttgcccaactcaaccttgatgacgatcaccacttgatgtcatcctcttatggactatatgagatctcacttttgatgcatgcccatggaaagatacctaacccatatagacaacacaagggaacatatatgatgattTAGTTCattaagcataattgacaagacttatcataccacatgactttacgtggcacattcttcatgcttcatgtgttgaccaaacttgaatctattattCACTCTTTGTATTAGTCAACCTTGTAtcctctcatgctctatcatactatcttgaggtgtatatagaattcttcatttgtttgcatgctctaaatcttagtcaaccatatctcaacttatgagactatcatgacaccgacttagaaccataacttgaattcttcacttggaatcaagcactcaagatcttgatcattcattgcttatcacataagctagagcatggctaatattaagttccacataagaactccatcttcatttcttcttcttaatcatatcacatatatatcttcaaatcaatgatcttgatgccaatacacaaggtatatctttatcttcatggcatccatacttgaatccaacacatggaatacaagtagtacctatggaatattccttcatataaactcaatgaaaacattagtccataggggttgtcattaattaccaaaaccacacataggggcaatatacccttacaataggtgcagtagttcggtgaagagatagtaaaatgcaagtgatatggatgaatatgagtggtaataacaatctgaaataaatatggcagcaagtaaacatgcagtaaaatagtaaataaacggttattcgatatttggaaataaggcctagggatcatactttcactagtggtcactctcaacaatgatatcataaataaatataaatataagcacttcactatgctactcagaaagactctccggctggataacgaacactaatccactgcgtaggtctgcaaaagcaaaccttaaaaatgTATTCTCAAGTACAAATGAACATCCCGCgctgcactttgagcattcataggcggtactaacacaccacaatttcataaagacatccaactcaaatcataattcagtgaacaagtattctgtgaaatataaccTAAGAGACTCGCACGGTGCAaacactccacctttacacacgtgggacaaggagtctttggtgatcacataagtaaaattcacttgaatagcataacgacatctagattacaaagctcatggtcacataaagatcacaccatgagagagagagagagataaaccacatagctaccggtagagtcctcagcctcgggggagaactactcctcctcatcatgggagtcagcaacggcgatggagatggcggtagagtcgatggagatggcttcgggggcaattccccgtcccggcaggatgCTGAAACAGAGACTTATATCCCCGGATCTTGTCtgtgatggcggcggagctacggaacttttcgtgggcgaAGGCtggtatatttagggtttttgtgtCGGGAGATTTATAtaagcggaagggcgaggtcggtggaggcctggtggccccagacaaCCCCTAGGCGCTggccagggctaggccgcgcctagggtatgTCTGCCCACCCCGTGGTcctcctccgtctctgctctggactctgtcttcgctccggaaaaataggaacttttgcttttgtttcatccaattccgagaatatttcctgtacaacttttctgaaatacaaaaacagcagaaaacaggaactggcactgtggcatcttgtcaataggttagtgtccgaaaatgcataaaagtgccacgaagtgtaaacaaaacatatatcaattgatggaaaacaagcatggatcatcaaaaattatagatacatttggaacGGGGAGCACTGGAGCTGTACTGCAAGCGAGCGACGGAAAAAACCGCTGAACCTTTCCTATCCTCTCACCTTCGCTCTCTCCCTCCCAACCCCTAATTTCTCTCCCCTCCTAATCTTCCTGGCGGCGGCATCAGTGAGCGGGCGGCTGCGGCTACTGGGACTAGCGGCGGCTAGCTGGCAGCAGAGCTTCAACGATAAGGTCAAGAACCCCGGCGGCCGCCTCCCCCGCCACCGGGAAAAGGAGAGGAAGGGGAAAGGAACCCCCTTTTCCTTGCCCCGACAGTCATCCGGGAGAAGGGCGCCATGTGCCTCCAGATGTGCCACTGCCGCGACATGGAAGccggcctgctgctgctgctctcctCTCGTGCCAGTGACGACGGGCTACTAATGGACGCCGATGAATAGTGTCGATCGAGTACTCCTTGATGTCAGGTCTGTTCCCCACTAGATTAACTCCTGCTACAATTGATGCGTTGATTTTAACCTTGAGAAGACAAAAATTGCAAAGTGGGCGTTCGAACTTCCAAGTCCTTATAAGGATCCAAGGGAGCTGAGGCTGGTTCATTTATCTCCTTTGCAATTCAGTACTACGATTAATTTTGTTTTTCTCGAATGGATACAACGATTTTATCCCCttgtttttgattttgtcgatggATCTTCATGCCTTTTGCCTTTAGATCGAGTCAATTTTCTATTTAATGGTCTCTAGCAGTATACCTAATACATTACTTTTTCCGCAGAGAATCCAACATAAGTAAGGAGCGATTTGACACAGTTCTCAAAGCTGGTTCTAATGTCGTATTTGCCACGACCAGAGGAATTGATGATATGTCGTTGAAGGTCCTTTCAATCAACTCGGGCATAACCTTTATATATGTTTTCTTACACACTTTTGATATTAGCTGGGCTCAAAATATGATGCACTACCTCATGAGTTGCTTAAAGATGATATACCATACTGGAGTATGAATATAGGTTCAGCAGAACTGTGGAAGTGTAATATAACTGTAATTTAGTGAATATGATGCAGACCATTTGTTCCTATGCTTCTCTCCGGCCTGCGCGCTTGCTGGACTTTGTTCGACGCTCCTCCTCTGTCATATCCTTGCCGGCCTTCATCAAAGTGTCGCCTGCTTCTTCCTTGGAAAACGGTTTCTGTCATTTCGCCCCTTCCAACACTCATCATTGCATTAAAGTGCAACCCTATAagaccatataggtgaagtaatatgcagtcgatgtTCGTATAAAACCAGCATAAAACAACATAAAAGacaaaaacttgaccaaatattcattgtacatcatatagaatcatagctagatcatcctatgccctcaggaacaTGGAAAACTACTCACGTGTGTCAACCATTATATGGACCAGAGGcctaatgattacaacacaatctaaaAGTATAATCTCTCCACTAAATAAagacaaagtaccaatcacaaacatgcaactagcCCTTAAAACAATATCCGAGGTTCAATCAAACACAAACTATGATGAGAATGAATtcgatctcgtagatggtgatggtagtgatgatggtgctgatggagatattgatgaagatgcctcccctacgtcaaggaggagtggtgatgatgatggcatcgatttccccttcaccggaggcaccggtgcgGCAGAATGTGCCCTATCCCGGAGTTGGAGAGGTATTTCGCTTCCGCTGctgcctcaataaatctcgggaaaaatatTGCTTATATTTTCTGGTGAAACAGAGGCGTATGTATAAAGGGGGGCCCTAGTTGATGCTCGAGGCCCGTTTAAGCATGGGTGGCGCGCCCATGTAGGTAGGGTGCGCCACATGTTCTCTTTCGCCCCTCGTGGCTTCCTCACGTGTTTTTTTTTGGCCTAGGTCTTTCTCCCGGTGAAAAACTGGTCAGGTATTTTTTCCTTCGATTTTTAGGTGTCTAGAAGGTCCTTGAAATAGTGAAATACGAAAAAGCAAGTTTTCTGCCACCcataaattaaataccaatgaatggTACTTTGTAGAAAATTTCCagaaatcaactaaaaatgcataaataatgatgtATGATGACAAATATCAATGAAACTAATCATATAAgtcacaatattgatgatgtaaaatgcacatATCAGCCGGCCATGATCTTGAAGGGTGAATAAGCTCGAAATGGGAGGGAGAGGATGGAGATTTGGAATTGGCGGTGAGTGAGCCGCCCTATATACGATGGCAGAATTTTGAGggcggtgaccgaattcatcccgCCAATTATTCGCCATTCCCCTCGAGCTCGCGTCATCTCCCTCGATGGCTCTGCGGGAACGTAGCGTTGTCGCTTTTTAAGAAGACGAGGGTGAATTGCTAGAAACAACGATTCAGGCGTTTCTCCTAGGTCTGACTGAAGAGTGCTTTAAGACAATGTTGTGCAACAAATCGTCGGGTAGACTATAAAACCAAACGGCTCGAAAAATACTTCGACCCGGATGTGAACCAAGAGAAGCCCAGATACCGAACACGCCCTAAGGAAGCCCTAAGATGCCACGTCACGGGATTATCGTTCCCTACAACCTCCCCGTGTCCGGCATCGCTGCAACTTCCCCGATCTACCCCGTACGTACTCCATGGCGGATGCTATGGCTGGGCATCGCGTTTCCGGCCCTGATACGCAGCCTCTCGCTGTTGATCTGGAGAGCGATCTTGATCTGGACAGTGAACTAGATCACACCTCCGACCTCCACGGATATACACAAAGGCCAAAACCCTCCAGGCTCACTCTCCGTCTTCCCCTAGATTACACCTCGGACCTCCCCCCCGAGGCGGATCTTATGTCTGGCTCCtccgacctccgccgccgcctctttgGTGGCCGCAGACGCTGCAGACGCGCTGGTCTCCCGCTGCCAATCGATTGCACCACCACCTTCTCTGACCGGTGAGAAACTTCTCGAATTACCGTGCAGCGCTCTTTTGTCGACCTCGTTCAAAACAATTAAATTGGtgcggatttttttttttgctaacacGTTGAGTGGTGTTGGGTGAATATCTCGTAACTCGTATGTGTTCGGGAATTGGTCAGTGTGCGTAGTAATACAGGCAACTTACCCCTTCGCTTCAGCTATTATGTAACAGGGGTCTTGTTTTGCGACTATTGTTCTGTGATGAGGGAAATTTACTTGTGGATTATTTTGACTATGTCAGTTGCAGGAATGCTCGTGCCCTCTCACTTGTACATATTATCTTGAATGATATTGTTCATTACACTCTGTCTACTTTACGCAATATTCAGAAAAGCTTGCTCTATTGGGAGTCCATAGCCGAGGTATTTAGTTAGTTATTTTTACACTGCTGCATAGAGTGTTATCTTTTTTATTTATTCTACTTACCTGTTTTTGTTTCTAAACTTTTTTAGGGAACAGATTTACAGCAGATGTATTTCATGATCTTTGAAAGAGGTCCAAGAGCCTTCCTTGAAACAACATGGCAAACACTTGCTGGACTCCGCAGCACAAGTCCATCCCAGTACCTTTTAGACTCTGCCGCTAATATGGTCTTGCCAAAACTTGATGCCTTGACAAGTATGCAAGATTGCTTGGCTGCTTTTCTCGCAGAGGTATGCTAGTCTAACGTGTTTACCATGACGAAGTAGCAACGATGCTATGTTGCTTATACTGTGCTTTTGCTAAGTAGAGCAAAAGTTTCTCAATAGCATCAAATCTTTTGCTTATGTCAGTCTGTTCCGAATCATAAGACGTTCTAGTTTTTCTAAATCATAAAATGTTCACTCATTTCAGTCCGTATTGTAGTCCACATTGAAATATCCAAAACATCTTCtaatttggaatggagggagtactatgctGATATCACCTTGGTAGTTGCACCCTTCCGAACAGGCTACTGTACTACTGTAGTCAGATTCCAAGCACACTTTTGTTATCTGGATAACATTGATTTTTGCTACTTGTTGATGGATTCTTTATGGACTTGACCTCTAATTTTCTTTCCCTATAGGTTTACTCAGAAGTTGATAAATGCAAAGGAAGATTAACTGAAAGCTCAGATCAACCGCTGCACGCACTATTGACTGTTTTGAACAGAGTCTTCCTCAAATTGGAGCTATCGCTTAAAAATCTTGTTGAGGTATGCAATTTTTTACTTTTCTGATAGTAGTTGTAACATTTTTGCTTGTTTGATGTAGTATGTTAActaactacatgttttcaggtacAAACAGCAAGCTTCGCTCTGTCTATCTTTCAAAGATTACCAGAAGTTGATGTTGAGAGTTCAACTGCAACAAGTTTGATCTATCAAAACCTTTTGAGGCTAGATATTTATATCTCCAATAAGGTAAGAAACTCCACTTTCATTAAGGACGTATTATCTTCTATTTATCTTTTCACTATCATTATCCTTGTTCATTATGGGTAAACACCTTTTAGAGGTTCGTTAGGTAGCGAGAGTTCCTTTCAAGAAACGTGTTCCAGAGGGGGCACTAATGGCTCCATCTTATATTAAGGTTGCTTGATTACTCATAGTAATATTCATATGTATATGCAAGTCCACAAATATATTTCCATGCACGAAGCTTTCTTGCTTTGGACAAAAGGCCTCGTTGTTGTTGCAGACAAGCTTTCTTGCTATAAATCATTGCTGTGATTGCTTTATTGTACCAATACATTGATAACTTAGGAATGAAATGTCAAAACTCAAGTATGTATCTGACTGCATGTTGGTTATGATTCCACTATATCAAGCTGTTACTAGCTTAATTTATCTGAAGCAGGTTTTTCTACAATTGTAGATTGCAGTCCATCAAAAACCAAGAAATACGACGATATACTGGCTACCCTATACGTTTGGAGCAATTGGCCTCTCTGCGTGCTCTCTGTGGCTTTTACGCCATAGTAGCTTCATGGGCAGTTCTGACATGGACGGCTCGATCCAAGATGCTAAGGAGTCGGTGTCTGGATATTGGGACCAGCATGCTGTGAAACTAGTAAGATAGTTCCTGCATATGTTATTTGTATTGGATGATGCTAGAGTGAGTTAACTGAAACTGATGCTATTCTACGGAAGTATGCAAATACTTTGTGAGGTTCCAAATACTTATATGCAAAAAAGAAAACTACATGCTGCTCTGTACATTACTAGATGTACTCTTGTTACCGCTAGCATATTATACAGGAAGTGAATTATTGCTTGCACTTATCACCGTTAAACCGTTAAATCCATGAAACTGTTAGTGTGCTCCCACAGACGTAGTGTAATGATCTAGATAGTTCATTTTTCATGGAACACCATTGCTACAGGCATCATGACAATTTGTTATATTTTTTTGCAATCAATAGATCATTTCCGATAGAGATGGGCTTGACCAGACATTCAAGTGAACAAACGAACTTATATCGACATAACACATAATATGCTCACGTCATTGACATTTTTTTCCACTTTTTGCAATCACTAGATCATTTCCATTAGAGATGGGCTCTGCAAGACATTCAAGCGAACGGATAAACTTGTATTGACAAAACAAGATGTCCATCAGATTGAAGCATCTTTGCACAGGTTATTCTCTAAGGCCATCTCTTGAATATACGTTTTACCCGTGGTTCCTACCGTATACATTatcattactcaaccatagtatgATTGATACATAAATTATATATTATATTAGCTTAAATTACACATGCTCACCCAAATAATATGAATAGATGCTGATATTTGCACTGGTTTCACGATTT includes these proteins:
- the LOC124671961 gene encoding protein DGS1, mitochondrial-like, which codes for MADAMAGHRVSGPDTQPLAVDLESDLDLDSELDHTSDLHGYTQRPKPSRLTLRLPLDYTSDLPPEADLMSGSSDLRRRLFGGRRRCRRAGLPLPIDCTTTFSDRNARALSLVHIILNDIVHYTLSTLRNIQKSLLYWESIAEGTDLQQMYFMIFERGPRAFLETTWQTLAGLRSTSPSQYLLDSAANMVLPKLDALTSMQDCLAAFLAEVYSEVDKCKGRLTESSDQPLHALLTVLNRVFLKLELSLKNLVEVQTASFALSIFQRLPEVDVESSTATSLIYQNLLRLDIYISNKIAVHQKPRNTTIYWLPYTFGAIGLSACSLWLLRHSSFMGSSDMDGSIQDAKESVSGYWDQHAVKLIISIRDGLCKTFKRTDKLVLTKQDVHQIEASLHRCEKELMQLPQKQPGRELALAMPANKIQKHAYGLQKKLLELDRSLKEKKLGQQEAMLELTQILEGNEIKFALCAAWPAFGLCLLLILLVRASVFHDQDEDERGKMSRLPQRLLLRDAELRLVEFQKCMTNGMEKKAASKFGLMLCDLDRLYKTVELHAKKTGEWSRVREDIVDLAKPHMPMADRLVVLRRLKEMYYCLLPSPSPSSWHAGFLSVAQLHPAATSILAADRSDLLLDRLYAPSKFIPFC